In a single window of the Serratia quinivorans genome:
- the galF gene encoding UTP--glucose-1-phosphate uridylyltransferase, protein MTKLKAVIPVAGLGMRMLPATKAIPKEMLPIVDKPLIQYIVNECVAAGIKEIILVTHSSKNAIENHFDTSFELEAMLEARVKRQLLDEVQSITPKGVTLMHIRQGQPKGLGHAVLCAKPLVGDSPFVVLLPDVLLDDAKADLKKDNLPHMISRFEQTGLSQVLVQAADEHVLHDYSVVECEANKLQPGESSRMTSIIEKPGHEVPLKSNYSAVGRYVLSADIWPILEKTEPGVWGRIQLTDAIAELLKHKPVEATELVGESFNCGEKMGYLRAFVTYGLRHPTQGKAFREWAEKLSL, encoded by the coding sequence ATGACCAAGTTAAAAGCTGTCATTCCCGTTGCAGGTCTGGGTATGCGTATGCTGCCTGCAACCAAGGCTATTCCAAAGGAAATGTTGCCGATCGTTGATAAGCCGCTGATTCAATACATTGTCAATGAGTGCGTTGCTGCGGGGATCAAAGAGATCATCCTGGTGACGCATTCATCCAAGAATGCAATCGAAAACCATTTTGATACCTCCTTCGAGTTGGAGGCGATGCTTGAAGCGCGCGTTAAGCGCCAATTGCTCGATGAAGTGCAATCTATTACACCGAAAGGCGTAACGCTAATGCATATTCGTCAGGGGCAGCCAAAAGGCTTGGGGCATGCGGTGCTTTGTGCCAAGCCGCTGGTAGGGGACTCACCTTTTGTAGTTCTGTTGCCGGATGTCTTGCTTGACGACGCCAAAGCCGACCTGAAGAAAGACAACCTGCCGCATATGATTAGTCGCTTTGAACAGACGGGTTTGAGCCAGGTGCTGGTTCAGGCTGCGGATGAGCATGTTTTACACGACTACTCGGTGGTTGAGTGTGAAGCCAACAAGCTGCAGCCTGGTGAAAGCTCGCGTATGACTTCGATCATAGAAAAACCGGGCCATGAAGTTCCGTTGAAGTCTAATTATTCTGCTGTAGGGCGCTATGTTCTCTCTGCCGATATTTGGCCGATTTTAGAAAAAACCGAGCCGGGCGTATGGGGACGTATTCAACTGACAGATGCCATTGCCGAGTTGTTGAAGCACAAACCGGTTGAAGCGACAGAGTTGGTCGGGGAATCGTTCAACTGCGGGGAGAAGATGGGTTACCTGCGTGCGTTTGTGACTTATGGCCTGCGTCACCCTACCCAAGGCAAGGCATTTCGCGAGTGGGCAGAAAAATTGTCACTCTAG
- the galU_1 gene encoding UTP--glucose-1-phosphate uridylyltransferase — MQKRLKAVIPVAGLGTRMLPATKAIPKEMLPVVDKPLIQYIVNECVAAGIKDIVLVTHSSKNAIENHFDTSFELEAVLESRVKRQLLEEVQSICPADVTVMQVRQGQAKGLGHAVLCAKPMVGDDPFVVLLPDVLLDDSTADLRKENLAKMIQRFTDTGFSQIMVEPVPEQDVSKYGVVDCGGAALSAGESIPMTAVVEKPALEDAPSNLAVVGRYVLSADIWPLLEKTLPGAGDEIQLTDAIAALMGQETVEAFHMSGKSHDCGDKLGYMKAFVQYGLRHASEGEDFTQWLKQTLNSK; from the coding sequence ATGCAAAAAAGATTGAAGGCTGTCATTCCCGTAGCAGGTCTGGGAACCCGTATGTTGCCGGCGACAAAAGCCATCCCTAAAGAAATGTTGCCCGTGGTCGATAAGCCACTGATCCAATACATCGTTAATGAATGTGTTGCTGCTGGGATTAAAGATATTGTTCTGGTAACTCACTCTTCTAAAAATGCGATTGAGAACCACTTCGATACCTCTTTTGAGCTTGAAGCGGTACTGGAATCACGGGTCAAACGCCAGTTGCTGGAAGAAGTGCAGAGTATTTGCCCTGCAGATGTGACAGTAATGCAAGTACGCCAGGGGCAAGCTAAAGGTCTGGGTCACGCGGTTCTGTGCGCTAAACCAATGGTCGGCGATGATCCTTTTGTGGTGTTGTTACCCGATGTGTTGCTGGATGACTCAACTGCCGATCTGCGTAAAGAAAACCTGGCTAAAATGATTCAACGTTTCACTGATACCGGTTTTAGCCAGATCATGGTGGAACCGGTACCGGAACAGGATGTTTCGAAATACGGCGTCGTTGATTGTGGTGGTGCGGCGTTGTCAGCAGGTGAGAGTATCCCGATGACCGCCGTGGTGGAAAAACCGGCCCTGGAAGATGCACCTTCAAATCTGGCGGTGGTTGGCCGTTATGTTTTGTCTGCGGATATTTGGCCGCTGCTGGAAAAAACCTTACCGGGTGCCGGCGATGAAATCCAGTTGACTGATGCCATTGCTGCATTGATGGGGCAGGAAACCGTAGAAGCTTTTCATATGAGCGGAAAATCGCATGACTGCGGCGATAAGTTGGGTTATATGAAGGCATTCGTACAATACGGACTGCGCCACGCCTCCGAAGGCGAAGATTTTACCCAGTGGCTAAAACAAACGCTGAACAGCAAGTAA
- the yoaE_1 gene encoding magnesium/cobalt efflux protein CorC, translating to MEWIADPTIWAGLATLVVLEIVLGIDNLIFIAILAEKLPKHQRDKARIVGLMLALLMRLALLASISWLATLTQPLFFAGGHPFSGRDLIMLVGGIFLLFKATMELNERLEGKDEEQQGQRKGARFWPVVAQIVVLDAVFSLDSVITAVGMVDHLAVMMLAVCIAIGLMLLASKPLTRFVNAHPTIVILCLSFLLMIGFSLVAEGFGYHIPKGYLYAAIGFSVMIEALNQLSQFNRRRFLSTARPLRERTAEAVLRMLSGKHEEAEIDNQSANLLADSGNESGEIFNQQERHMIERVLGMAQRTVSSIMTSRHDVEYLELNDPQEKLTQLLEKNQHTRIVVVEDSASDEPLGVIHTIDVLKQQLTQAPLDLRALVLQPLIFPEQLTLLSALEQFRQAQTHFAFVVDEFGSVEGIVTLTDVMETIAGNLPEAGEEVDARHDIVQNDDGSWTANGYMPLEDLVLYLPLPLEDKREYHTLAGLLMEHSQRIPQEGEQLRIGDYLFEPLEVSSHRILKVKITPLSVPEPDYEV from the coding sequence ATGGAATGGATCGCAGATCCAACAATTTGGGCCGGCCTGGCCACTCTGGTCGTGCTGGAAATCGTTCTGGGTATAGACAACCTTATCTTTATCGCCATCCTGGCGGAAAAATTACCAAAACATCAAAGAGATAAAGCCCGCATTGTAGGTTTAATGCTGGCGTTGCTGATGCGCCTGGCGCTGTTGGCCTCCATCTCATGGTTGGCGACACTGACTCAACCGTTGTTTTTTGCCGGCGGACATCCCTTCAGCGGCCGCGATCTGATAATGCTGGTTGGGGGCATTTTCCTGCTGTTCAAAGCCACCATGGAGCTCAACGAGCGACTCGAGGGTAAAGATGAAGAGCAACAGGGCCAGCGCAAAGGCGCCCGCTTCTGGCCAGTGGTGGCACAAATCGTGGTGCTGGATGCGGTCTTCTCGCTCGACTCGGTGATCACCGCCGTCGGCATGGTCGATCACCTGGCAGTCATGATGCTTGCGGTGTGTATCGCTATCGGACTGATGTTACTGGCCAGCAAACCGCTAACGCGCTTCGTCAACGCCCACCCAACGATTGTCATCCTGTGTCTGAGCTTCCTGCTGATGATCGGTTTCAGTCTGGTTGCCGAAGGCTTTGGCTACCACATTCCGAAAGGTTATCTGTACGCCGCCATTGGTTTCTCAGTGATGATTGAAGCCTTGAACCAACTGTCGCAGTTCAACCGCCGCCGTTTCCTCTCGACAGCACGCCCCCTGCGCGAACGTACCGCAGAAGCCGTGCTGCGCATGTTGAGCGGCAAGCACGAAGAAGCGGAGATCGACAACCAATCGGCCAACCTGTTGGCCGATAGCGGCAATGAAAGCGGCGAAATTTTCAACCAGCAAGAACGGCATATGATAGAGCGCGTACTGGGTATGGCGCAGCGTACGGTAAGCAGTATCATGACCTCCCGTCATGACGTGGAATATCTCGAGTTGAATGATCCGCAGGAAAAGCTGACCCAATTGCTGGAGAAAAATCAGCATACGCGCATTGTGGTGGTGGAAGACAGCGCCAGCGATGAACCCCTCGGTGTCATTCATACCATTGACGTGTTGAAGCAGCAGTTAACCCAGGCGCCACTGGATTTACGTGCGTTGGTACTGCAGCCACTGATTTTCCCCGAGCAGTTGACCCTGCTGAGCGCTCTGGAGCAATTTCGCCAGGCGCAGACCCATTTTGCCTTTGTCGTAGACGAATTCGGCTCGGTTGAAGGGATAGTCACGCTGACTGATGTGATGGAGACCATTGCAGGCAACCTGCCGGAAGCCGGAGAGGAAGTCGACGCCCGGCATGACATTGTGCAAAATGATGACGGAAGCTGGACCGCCAACGGTTACATGCCGCTGGAGGATCTGGTGTTGTATCTGCCATTACCGCTGGAAGATAAGCGTGAATACCACACGTTGGCCGGCCTGCTGATGGAACACAGCCAGCGCATTCCCCAGGAAGGCGAGCAGTTGCGGATCGGTGACTACCTGTTTGAACCGCTGGAAGTCAGTAGCCACCGTATTTTGAAGGTAAAAATCACCCCGTTGTCGGTACCAGAACCAGACTACGAGGTTTAA
- the dcuD gene encoding Putative cryptic C4-dicarboxylate transporter DcuD yields the protein MIELLIGAVVAAGVGRYIIKGYSATGVLMVGGLLLLAISALMGKSLLPASATSTGWRATDIIEYVKILLMSRGGDLGMMIMMLCGFAAYMTHIGANDVVVKLASRPLQMINSPYLLMVAAYFVACLMSLAVSSATGLGVLLMATLFPLMVNVGISRGAAAAICASPAAIILAPTSGDVVLAAKAAEMPLVDFAFKTTLPISIAAIVCMAVAHFFWQRYLDKKANEQHHIMDVSEITTHAPGFYAVLPFTPILGVLVFDGKWGPELHIITVLVGCMLLAAVIEFLRSFSAKQVFTGLEVAYRGMADAFASVVMLLVAAGVFAQGLSTVGFISGLISLAQSFGTGGIIMMLVLVVITMLAAMTTGSGNAPFYAFVELIPKLAAQMGVNPAYLVIPMLQASNLGRTLSPVSGVVVAVSGMAKISPFEVVKRTSVPVIVGLIVVIVATELLVPQHL from the coding sequence ATGATAGAGCTTCTGATCGGGGCAGTCGTCGCGGCAGGCGTTGGCCGTTATATCATCAAAGGTTACTCCGCCACTGGCGTATTGATGGTGGGTGGCCTGTTACTGTTGGCCATCAGTGCCCTGATGGGCAAAAGTTTGTTGCCTGCCAGCGCCACATCTACCGGATGGCGCGCGACCGACATCATTGAATACGTCAAAATTCTGCTGATGAGCCGTGGTGGCGATCTTGGCATGATGATTATGATGCTGTGCGGATTTGCGGCCTATATGACGCACATTGGCGCCAATGATGTGGTGGTCAAGCTGGCATCCCGTCCGCTGCAAATGATCAATTCCCCCTACCTTTTGATGGTGGCGGCCTATTTTGTTGCCTGTCTGATGTCACTGGCAGTCTCGTCTGCCACTGGTCTGGGCGTATTGCTGATGGCTACGCTCTTCCCGCTGATGGTCAACGTGGGTATCAGCCGTGGTGCGGCAGCGGCGATTTGTGCTTCACCCGCGGCGATTATTCTGGCACCAACCTCGGGTGACGTGGTGCTGGCCGCCAAGGCGGCGGAAATGCCATTGGTTGATTTCGCCTTTAAAACTACGTTACCCATCTCGATTGCGGCGATTGTCTGCATGGCGGTTGCGCATTTCTTTTGGCAGCGTTACCTCGACAAGAAGGCCAATGAACAGCATCACATTATGGATGTGAGTGAAATCACCACTCATGCGCCGGGCTTTTACGCGGTGCTGCCGTTTACCCCTATCCTTGGCGTGCTGGTGTTTGATGGTAAGTGGGGGCCGGAACTGCATATTATCACCGTGTTGGTTGGCTGTATGCTGCTGGCGGCGGTAATTGAATTCCTGCGCAGCTTCAGCGCCAAACAGGTATTTACCGGTCTGGAAGTCGCTTATCGCGGTATGGCGGATGCTTTTGCCAGCGTAGTGATGCTGCTGGTAGCTGCCGGCGTGTTCGCCCAGGGGCTGAGCACCGTCGGGTTTATCAGCGGGCTGATCAGCCTGGCGCAGTCATTCGGTACCGGCGGCATCATCATGATGCTGGTGCTGGTGGTGATTACCATGCTGGCGGCGATGACTACCGGTTCAGGCAACGCTCCGTTCTATGCTTTCGTAGAGCTGATTCCTAAACTGGCGGCGCAGATGGGGGTTAATCCGGCGTATCTGGTGATCCCGATGCTGCAGGCTTCGAATCTGGGACGCACTCTGTCGCCGGTTTCCGGGGTGGTGGTGGCGGTATCCGGCATGGCAAAAATCTCGCCGTTCGAAGTGGTGAAACGTACTTCGGTACCGGTGATTGTTGGGTTGATCGTGGTGATTGTGGCGACGGAGTTACTGGTTCCCCAGCATTTATAA
- a CDS encoding putative assembly protein has protein sequence MRRLLTTLVILLVVLVAGMSALVLLVNPNDFRAYMVTKVEQKSGYHLTLDGDLRWHIWPQLSILAGRMTLTAPGAKAPVVSADNMRLDVKLLPLLSHQLFVKQVMLKNAVIRLTPDSEEQNQPDAPIAPAGHAEESVDTPWKFDIDNLRVVDSLLIWQRANNEQINVRDINLTLQQNAKRQAQMELSSRVNRNQRDLTFNLAADIDLQQYPRRIAANVTQFSYQLEGADILAGGIKGDGSTKVVYQQTPQQLALSQLSLGVNDSTFSGGVSIQFGEIPAYTLNLTSAAVNFDAFSGWQSSSSQVSQVQNVTSSPVIASQMDDPQQNLEVLREFNAQLNLSVDQLTYRGMNISHLSTQAENRQGLLTLHSFSGQVAGGDFALPGTLDARGRRPVITVQPMVKQVELGSILKAFEMPQVMTGKFSMQGDLTGDRLTSQSFERRWQGTAQLAMQDAQLHGLNIQQLIQQAVARNDSSVRGQDDYQRYTEVKQLSAKASLNQGTVKITELGADSPLLKLSGNGTVDMPGKQCDMQLNVRVTGGWKGRDDLIEQLQKTPIPLRVYGPWNQLNYQLQVDQILRKTLQNRAKDALNKWADKNKDSREGQDLKKLLDKL, from the coding sequence ATGAGAAGATTACTGACGACTTTGGTGATTTTACTGGTGGTGCTGGTGGCGGGGATGTCTGCGCTGGTACTGCTGGTTAATCCGAATGATTTTCGCGCCTATATGGTCACGAAGGTCGAACAAAAGAGTGGTTATCATCTGACGCTGGATGGTGACTTGCGTTGGCATATCTGGCCACAGCTCAGCATTCTGGCCGGTCGTATGACGCTGACTGCACCCGGAGCCAAAGCGCCGGTGGTGAGTGCGGATAATATGCGCCTTGATGTCAAACTGCTGCCGCTGTTGTCGCATCAGCTGTTTGTTAAACAGGTGATGCTGAAAAACGCCGTCATCCGCCTTACCCCCGACAGTGAAGAACAAAATCAACCGGACGCGCCTATCGCGCCTGCGGGCCATGCCGAAGAGTCGGTAGATACGCCGTGGAAATTTGATATCGATAATCTGCGGGTAGTGGACAGCCTGTTGATCTGGCAACGTGCCAATAACGAACAGATCAACGTTCGCGATATTAATCTCACCCTGCAGCAAAATGCCAAACGTCAGGCGCAAATGGAGCTTTCCAGCCGGGTAAACCGCAATCAGCGTGATTTGACCTTCAACCTGGCGGCTGATATCGATCTGCAGCAATATCCGCGGCGCATAGCAGCCAATGTCACCCAATTCAGTTACCAACTGGAGGGGGCTGACATACTTGCCGGTGGCATTAAAGGTGACGGCAGCACTAAAGTGGTATATCAACAAACGCCGCAGCAACTTGCATTAAGCCAACTGAGCCTGGGGGTCAATGACAGCACCTTTAGCGGTGGCGTCAGCATCCAGTTCGGTGAGATACCGGCTTATACGCTTAATCTGACGTCTGCTGCGGTGAATTTTGATGCGTTTAGCGGCTGGCAGTCCAGTAGTTCCCAAGTATCGCAAGTACAGAACGTCACCTCTTCGCCGGTCATTGCCAGTCAAATGGATGACCCGCAGCAAAATCTTGAGGTGCTGCGCGAGTTTAACGCACAGCTCAATTTGAGCGTGGATCAACTCACCTATCGCGGCATGAATATTTCCCATCTTTCGACCCAGGCAGAAAACCGACAGGGTCTGTTAACGCTGCATTCGTTCTCCGGGCAGGTAGCCGGTGGTGATTTCGCTTTACCAGGCACCCTGGACGCGCGTGGCCGCAGACCGGTGATTACCGTGCAGCCGATGGTGAAGCAGGTTGAACTTGGCAGCATTCTGAAGGCGTTTGAGATGCCGCAAGTCATGACCGGGAAATTCAGCATGCAAGGGGATTTAACCGGAGATCGGCTGACGTCACAATCTTTTGAACGGCGCTGGCAGGGCACTGCCCAGTTGGCGATGCAGGACGCGCAGTTGCACGGTCTGAACATTCAGCAGTTGATTCAGCAGGCTGTGGCGCGTAATGACAGTAGCGTGCGTGGACAGGATGATTACCAGCGTTATACCGAAGTGAAACAACTGTCGGCTAAAGCCAGCCTGAACCAGGGTACGGTAAAAATCACCGAGTTGGGTGCAGATTCTCCGTTGTTAAAACTGAGCGGCAATGGGACGGTAGATATGCCGGGCAAACAGTGCGATATGCAACTTAACGTTCGCGTAACCGGCGGTTGGAAAGGGCGCGACGATCTGATTGAGCAACTGCAGAAAACGCCAATCCCGTTGCGAGTTTATGGCCCGTGGAACCAGCTCAACTACCAGTTGCAGGTCGATCAAATCTTGCGTAAAACGCTGCAGAATCGGGCGAAGGATGCGCTGAACAAGTGGGCCGATAAAAACAAGGATTCGCGCGAAGGCCAGGATCTTAAAAAACTGCTCGATAAGCTTTAA
- the dcd gene encoding Deoxycytidine triphosphate deaminase: MRLCDRDIEAWLDCEKLVISPRPPIERINGATVDVRLGNQFRVFRGHTAAFIDLSGPKDEVSAALDRVMSDEIVLPEGEAFFLHPGELALAVTLESVTLPNDLVGWLDGRSSLARLGLMVHVTAHRIDPGWQGRIVLEFYNSGKLPLALRPGMLIGALSFEPLSGPAARPYNSRQDAKYRDQQGAVASRIDKD, translated from the coding sequence ATGAGACTGTGCGACCGTGATATAGAAGCCTGGCTGGATTGTGAAAAACTGGTGATTTCACCGCGTCCGCCGATTGAGCGTATTAACGGGGCCACAGTGGATGTCCGTTTAGGCAATCAGTTCCGCGTTTTTCGTGGCCATACCGCTGCCTTTATCGATCTGAGTGGGCCGAAAGATGAAGTCAGCGCCGCGTTGGATCGCGTGATGAGTGATGAAATCGTTCTGCCGGAAGGGGAGGCCTTCTTCCTGCACCCGGGAGAGTTGGCGCTGGCGGTCACGCTCGAATCGGTCACGCTGCCAAACGATCTGGTCGGTTGGCTGGACGGCCGTTCTTCCCTGGCGCGTCTGGGCCTGATGGTTCATGTGACCGCGCACCGTATCGATCCAGGTTGGCAGGGCCGAATTGTCCTGGAGTTCTATAATTCAGGTAAGCTGCCGCTGGCATTACGCCCAGGCATGCTGATCGGCGCACTGAGTTTTGAACCACTGTCCGGGCCGGCAGCGCGTCCTTACAATAGCCGCCAGGATGCAAAATACCGCGATCAGCAGGGCGCAGTCGCCAGCCGAATCGACAAGGACTAA
- the udk gene encoding Uridine kinase, which produces MTDKPHQCVIIGIAGASASGKSLIASTLYRELRDQVGDEHIGVIPEDSYYKDQTHLTMEERVKTNYDHPSAMDHNLLFQHLQMLKSGKAIELPLYSYTEHTRKKETIHLEPKKVIILEGILLLTDIRLRQEMNFSIFVDTPLDICLMRRMKRDVNERGRSMDSVMAQYQKTVRPMFLQFIDPSKQYADIIVPRGGKNRIAIDILKAKISQFFE; this is translated from the coding sequence ATGACTGACAAGCCGCATCAGTGCGTCATTATTGGTATAGCTGGCGCATCTGCCTCCGGAAAAAGCCTTATCGCCAGTACGTTGTATCGTGAACTTCGCGATCAGGTTGGCGATGAACATATCGGCGTTATTCCTGAAGACAGTTACTACAAAGACCAGACTCACTTGACCATGGAAGAAAGGGTCAAGACAAACTATGACCACCCAAGCGCCATGGACCACAACCTGCTGTTTCAGCATCTGCAGATGCTGAAATCAGGCAAGGCGATAGAGTTACCCTTGTACAGTTACACCGAGCACACGCGTAAGAAAGAGACCATTCACCTGGAACCGAAAAAGGTGATTATTCTTGAGGGGATCCTGCTGTTGACGGATATCCGTCTGCGTCAGGAAATGAATTTCTCGATCTTTGTTGATACGCCGCTGGATATTTGCCTGATGCGCCGTATGAAGCGTGATGTGAATGAACGTGGCCGCTCGATGGATTCGGTAATGGCGCAATATCAGAAAACCGTCCGCCCGATGTTCCTGCAGTTTATCGATCCTTCCAAACAATACGCCGACATTATCGTCCCACGCGGGGGTAAAAACCGCATTGCGATCGATATTCTGAAAGCCAAAATCAGCCAGTTCTTTGAGTAA
- a CDS encoding PAP2 superfamily, with protein MLDWYFLTFFGDSMLLLPCSLILFVVLVVPPATRTAGWQWALIFGGAGGVVCASKLAFMGWGIGIESYDFTGFSGHSALAASIWPVFLWTLTGRFSHAVRSMALVAGLVLPLTIGLSRLAIQVHSPSEVVSGLVLGYLASTLFLWLQRGKARPQLSWLRIICALALPLALMGNRQPAPTQGLLEHIATALAHIERPYTRADLHKHITTP; from the coding sequence GTGCTGGACTGGTATTTTCTGACATTTTTTGGCGACAGTATGTTGCTGCTGCCGTGCTCATTGATTCTCTTTGTCGTATTAGTCGTGCCACCAGCCACCCGAACCGCAGGCTGGCAATGGGCGCTGATTTTCGGCGGTGCCGGCGGCGTGGTATGTGCCTCCAAACTGGCCTTTATGGGCTGGGGCATTGGCATTGAAAGCTATGACTTTACCGGCTTTAGCGGCCACTCTGCGCTGGCGGCCAGTATCTGGCCGGTGTTTCTCTGGACGCTGACCGGGCGTTTTTCGCATGCGGTTCGCAGTATGGCGCTGGTGGCAGGTTTGGTGTTGCCCCTCACTATCGGGCTATCACGCCTGGCCATTCAGGTGCATTCGCCTTCGGAAGTGGTGAGTGGACTGGTGTTGGGTTATCTGGCCAGCACTCTGTTCCTGTGGTTACAACGAGGCAAGGCGCGCCCGCAGCTTTCCTGGTTACGGATCATTTGCGCACTGGCTTTACCGCTCGCTCTGATGGGCAACCGGCAACCGGCACCGACGCAGGGCCTGTTGGAACATATTGCCACCGCTCTGGCGCATATCGAACGCCCTTACACCCGCGCGGATCTGCACAAACACATTACGACCCCATAA
- the minD_1 gene encoding Cell division inhibitor MinD, which translates to MSTKSPEQTNPEVLRALVTGVLAAFEHPTLKNNLTALKAIHHCALLDHVLHIELIMPFAWQSGFEVLKDSVSAELLRVTGAEGIDWKLKHDITTLKRANDQAGIKGVRNIIAISSGKGGVGKSTTAVNLALALAAEGAKVGILDADIYGPSIPNMLGTENERPTSPDGQHMAPIIAHGLATNSIGYLVTDDNAMVWRGPMASKALMQLLQDTLWPDLDYLVLDMPPGTGDIQLTLSQNIPVTGALVVTTPQDIALLDAAKGIVMFEKVHVPVLGIVENMSVHICSNCGHHEPIFGTGGAEKLVKKYHSRLLGQLPLHISLREDLDRGEPTVISRPDSEFAELYRQLAGRVAAQMYWQGEAIPTEISFRAL; encoded by the coding sequence ATGAGCACAAAATCCCCCGAGCAGACCAACCCCGAAGTTCTGCGTGCCCTGGTGACCGGTGTACTGGCCGCCTTTGAACACCCGACGTTAAAAAATAATCTGACCGCGCTGAAGGCCATTCACCACTGCGCGTTGTTGGATCATGTGTTGCACATTGAACTGATTATGCCATTCGCCTGGCAGAGCGGTTTTGAGGTGCTGAAAGACAGCGTCAGTGCAGAATTACTGCGCGTGACCGGTGCTGAGGGAATCGACTGGAAACTGAAGCACGACATTACCACTCTGAAACGCGCCAACGATCAGGCCGGCATCAAAGGCGTGCGTAATATTATCGCCATCAGTTCCGGCAAGGGCGGGGTGGGTAAATCCACCACGGCGGTTAACCTGGCGTTGGCGCTGGCTGCGGAAGGGGCCAAGGTCGGTATTCTAGACGCCGACATTTATGGCCCGTCGATCCCGAACATGCTGGGGACCGAAAACGAGCGACCAACCTCGCCGGACGGTCAGCACATGGCGCCGATCATTGCCCACGGGTTAGCGACCAACTCGATCGGTTATCTGGTGACTGATGACAACGCCATGGTTTGGCGCGGCCCGATGGCCAGTAAGGCGTTAATGCAATTGCTGCAGGATACGCTGTGGCCGGATCTGGACTATCTGGTGCTGGATATGCCACCGGGCACCGGTGATATTCAGTTGACGCTGTCGCAAAACATCCCGGTTACCGGAGCTTTGGTGGTCACCACGCCGCAGGATATCGCGCTGCTTGATGCCGCCAAGGGCATTGTGATGTTTGAGAAGGTTCATGTGCCGGTGCTGGGCATTGTGGAAAATATGAGTGTGCATATTTGCAGCAACTGCGGACACCACGAACCCATTTTCGGTACCGGTGGGGCGGAGAAGTTGGTGAAGAAATACCATAGCCGCCTGCTGGGGCAATTGCCGCTGCATATTTCACTGCGTGAAGATTTGGATCGTGGCGAGCCGACGGTGATTAGCCGCCCGGACAGTGAATTTGCCGAGCTGTATCGCCAGCTTGCCGGTCGCGTTGCCGCGCAGATGTATTGGCAGGGTGAAGCTATTCCGACGGAAATCTCTTTCCGCGCGCTGTAA